The Xanthomonas fragariae genome has a segment encoding these proteins:
- a CDS encoding cation acetate symporter → MSKYSRLLLILAGLLPVGIALAAGGDIGQVDKQPTNWVAIGMFGFFVLGTLWITKWAAKNTRSVSDFYTAGGGITGFQNGLAIAGDYMSAASFLGITAAVMTNGYDGLIYAIGFLVGWPILTFLMAERLRNLGKYTFADVAGYRFAPTAIRSFAASGTLVVVLFYLIAQLVGAGALIKLLFGLDYWIAVTLVGLLMMVYVLFGGMTATTWVQIIKAVLLLTGVTFMAVAIMWHFNFSFEALFAEGVRVKTAIAANGGASPQDAAKAGLSIMGPGGFVKDPISAISFGMALMFGTAGLPHILMRFFTVPDAKQARKSVLWATTWIGYFYILIFIIGFGAIALVLTNPQYADVATGTIHGGKGAANMAAVLVGNAVGGNVFMGFISAVAFATILAVVAGLTLSGASAVSHDLYATVIKKGNPAPGSELKVSRLTTLVLGVIAVLLGIVFEKQNVAFMVSLAFAIAASANFPVLILSLLWKNCTTRGAVIGGFLGLVSSLLLTVLSPSVWVDTLGNAAGSAPFPYTSPALFSVTIGFVGIWLFSILDRSPQAANERAAFKAQQIRAETGLGATGPSGH, encoded by the coding sequence CGCGCTGGCAGCCGGCGGTGACATTGGTCAGGTCGACAAGCAGCCCACCAATTGGGTGGCGATCGGCATGTTCGGCTTCTTCGTGCTGGGCACCTTGTGGATCACCAAATGGGCGGCCAAGAACACCCGCTCGGTTTCGGACTTCTACACCGCCGGCGGCGGCATCACCGGTTTCCAGAACGGCCTGGCGATCGCCGGCGACTACATGTCGGCGGCCTCGTTCCTGGGCATTACCGCAGCGGTGATGACCAACGGCTACGACGGCCTGATCTATGCGATCGGTTTTCTGGTGGGTTGGCCGATCCTGACCTTCCTGATGGCCGAACGGTTGCGCAACCTCGGCAAGTACACCTTCGCCGACGTGGCCGGTTATCGTTTCGCACCGACGGCGATCCGCAGCTTTGCCGCGTCCGGCACGCTGGTGGTGGTGCTGTTCTATTTGATCGCACAGCTGGTCGGCGCCGGTGCGTTGATCAAGCTGCTGTTCGGTCTGGATTACTGGATCGCAGTGACGCTGGTCGGCCTGTTGATGATGGTCTACGTGCTGTTCGGCGGCATGACCGCAACCACCTGGGTGCAGATCATCAAGGCAGTGCTGCTGTTGACCGGCGTGACTTTCATGGCTGTGGCGATCATGTGGCACTTCAACTTCAGCTTCGAGGCGTTGTTTGCCGAGGGCGTGCGGGTGAAGACCGCGATTGCGGCCAACGGTGGTGCATCGCCGCAGGACGCAGCAAAAGCGGGCCTGTCGATCATGGGGCCGGGCGGCTTCGTCAAAGACCCGATCTCGGCGATCTCGTTCGGTATGGCGCTGATGTTCGGCACCGCCGGCCTGCCGCACATCCTGATGCGCTTCTTCACCGTTCCCGATGCCAAGCAGGCGCGTAAGTCGGTGTTGTGGGCCACTACCTGGATCGGCTACTTCTACATCCTGATCTTCATCATCGGCTTCGGTGCGATCGCGCTGGTGCTGACCAACCCGCAGTACGCCGATGTCGCCACCGGCACCATCCACGGCGGCAAGGGTGCTGCCAACATGGCGGCGGTGCTGGTCGGCAACGCAGTGGGCGGCAACGTGTTCATGGGCTTCATCTCCGCAGTGGCCTTCGCCACCATCCTGGCAGTGGTCGCAGGCCTGACCCTGTCCGGTGCCTCGGCGGTGTCGCATGACCTGTATGCCACGGTGATCAAGAAGGGCAATCCGGCACCCGGTTCGGAGCTCAAGGTCTCGCGTCTCACCACCCTGGTGTTGGGCGTGATCGCGGTGCTGCTGGGTATCGTGTTCGAGAAGCAGAACGTGGCCTTCATGGTGTCGCTGGCGTTCGCCATCGCCGCCTCGGCCAACTTCCCGGTGCTGATCCTGTCCCTGTTGTGGAAGAACTGCACCACCCGCGGTGCGGTGATCGGCGGCTTCCTGGGCCTGGTCTCCTCGCTGCTGCTCACCGTGCTGTCGCCGTCGGTGTGGGTAGACACGCTGGGGAATGCAGCCGGCTCGGCGCCGTTCCCATACACCTCGCCGGCGCTGTTCTCGGTCACCATTGGCTTTGTCGGTATCTGGCTATTCTCGATCCTGGATCGCAGCCCGCAGGCGGCCAACGAACGTGCCGCATTCAAGGCGCAGCAGATCCGTGCCGAAACCGGCTTAGGGGCCACCGGTCCGTCGGGTCACTGA
- a CDS encoding 4'-phosphopantetheinyl transferase family protein: MTAQASWQHGPVQLWLRPHRHGERGEPQARQLLGQALGIDPAQVPLQRDARGRPSLQRALPERDTGWSHSGDYLLVGLGEGVRLGVDLECIRPRLRLLEIAQRFFHPDEIALLAVLEPDAQQALFFRLWCAKEALLKAYGHGLSFGLHRLAYALRADGALQLQWCDPAIGQATHWHLHEWWAAPGYRAALAFYPVAAG; the protein is encoded by the coding sequence GTGACAGCGCAGGCGAGTTGGCAGCACGGCCCGGTACAGCTATGGCTGCGCCCGCATCGGCACGGCGAACGCGGCGAGCCGCAGGCGCGGCAATTGCTCGGTCAGGCGTTAGGTATCGACCCCGCGCAGGTGCCATTGCAGCGCGACGCACGTGGTCGTCCATCTCTGCAACGGGCTCTGCCTGAGCGGGACACCGGCTGGAGCCACAGCGGCGACTACTTGCTGGTCGGGCTGGGCGAAGGCGTGCGGTTGGGTGTGGACCTGGAATGCATCCGCCCCCGCCTGCGTCTGCTGGAGATCGCGCAACGTTTCTTCCATCCCGATGAAATCGCACTGCTGGCCGTGCTTGAGCCTGACGCGCAACAAGCGCTGTTTTTTCGTCTGTGGTGCGCCAAGGAAGCCTTGCTCAAGGCCTACGGGCATGGCCTGTCGTTTGGTCTGCATCGGCTTGCGTATGCATTGAGAGCCGACGGCGCGCTGCAATTGCAGTGGTGCGATCCCGCAATCGGCCAGGCCACGCACTGGCATTTGCACGAGTGGTGGGCAGCACCGGGCTACCGTGCGGCGTTGGCGTTTTATCCGGTGGCGGCCGGCTAA
- the rsmG gene encoding 16S rRNA (guanine(527)-N(7))-methyltransferase RsmG produces the protein MNDVVLPPDVAAALAHGLQAQLLDADVAVPLLRYLTLLVRWNKTYNLTAVRDPREMVTRHLLDSLAMQPYIASGTLADLGTGPGLPGIPLAIARPQLQVTLVESNGKKARFMREALRHLALGNARVAESRAEALDEPAAYDHLTARALDTLAGIIAVGGHLLRPGGSLLAMKGIYPHDEIAALPAGWSLREVHPLQVPGLDGERHLVVVRKA, from the coding sequence ATGAACGATGTCGTGCTTCCCCCCGATGTAGCCGCCGCACTTGCGCACGGCTTGCAGGCCCAATTGCTGGATGCGGACGTTGCCGTGCCGTTGTTGCGCTATCTGACGCTGCTGGTGCGTTGGAACAAGACCTACAACCTCACCGCCGTGCGAGACCCGCGCGAGATGGTCACCCGCCATCTGCTCGATTCGTTGGCCATGCAGCCGTACATCGCCAGCGGCACGCTCGCCGATCTGGGCACTGGTCCCGGCCTGCCGGGCATCCCGTTAGCGATCGCCCGCCCGCAGTTGCAGGTAACCCTGGTGGAAAGCAACGGCAAGAAGGCGCGTTTCATGCGCGAGGCGCTGCGGCACTTGGCCCTGGGCAATGCACGCGTGGCCGAGTCGCGCGCCGAGGCGCTGGACGAACCGGCCGCCTACGACCACCTCACCGCGCGGGCGTTGGACACGCTAGCCGGCATCATCGCCGTCGGTGGGCACCTGTTGCGCCCCGGCGGCAGCCTGCTGGCGATGAAGGGCATTTACCCGCACGACGAGATCGCCGCACTTCCTGCAGGCTGGAGCCTTCGCGAGGTGCATCCGCTGCAGGTGCCCGGCCTCGATGGAGAACGGCATCTGGTGGTGGTGCGCAAGGCCTGA
- a CDS encoding GFA family protein produces MSERTLRRSTHKVGEVTLGPVHRLSCHCGAVRIELDLPHGLLDPRRCDCSMCRRRGAIVASVTLDGLHLLQGEDVLRLYQFNTHAAAHYFCGVCGIYTYHRRRSTPNEYGYNVVCLEGVNPYALNITAPVEDGVHHPADRIPVDG; encoded by the coding sequence ATGAGCGAGCGCACGTTGCGGCGGAGTACCCATAAGGTGGGCGAGGTCACGCTTGGGCCGGTGCATCGGCTGAGTTGCCACTGCGGCGCGGTGCGGATCGAACTCGACTTGCCGCACGGTCTGCTCGATCCACGTCGCTGCGATTGCTCGATGTGTCGCCGTCGCGGCGCCATTGTCGCCTCGGTCACGCTGGACGGTCTGCATCTGTTGCAAGGCGAAGACGTGCTGCGGCTGTATCAGTTCAACACGCATGCGGCTGCGCATTATTTCTGCGGCGTATGCGGTATCTATACGTATCACCGTCGCCGCTCTACTCCCAACGAATACGGCTACAACGTTGTTTGTCTGGAAGGCGTCAATCCGTATGCTTTGAACATCACGGCGCCTGTGGAAGATGGTGTCCATCACCCGGCTGATCGCATCCCGGTCGATGGCTGA
- a CDS encoding GlsB/YeaQ/YmgE family stress response membrane protein, translating into MGIIIWLIVGGIVGWLASIIMRRDAQQGIILNVVVGIVGAMIAGFLSGNSINQGVTLMTFVWSLIGAVILLAIVNLLTRGRAR; encoded by the coding sequence ATGGGCATCATCATCTGGTTGATCGTCGGCGGCATCGTGGGTTGGCTGGCCAGCATCATCATGCGTCGCGATGCACAGCAGGGCATCATCCTCAATGTGGTGGTCGGTATTGTCGGCGCCATGATCGCCGGGTTTTTGTCCGGTAACAGCATCAATCAAGGCGTCACGTTGATGACGTTCGTGTGGTCGTTAATCGGCGCGGTGATCCTGCTGGCGATCGTCAATCTGTTGACCCGTGGCCGCGCGCGTTAA
- the xth gene encoding exodeoxyribonuclease III — protein MKIASWNVNSLNVRLPHLQQWLGTFAPDVVGIQETKLEDHKFPDAALAALGYRSVFCGQKTYNGVAILSRLPALDVQMGIPGFDDVQQRVIAATVDGVRIVNLYVVNGQNVGTDKYAYKLRWLAAVHDWLAQELQTYPQLVVLGDFNIAPDVRDVHDAAVWDEHHILTSTAERAALQKLLALGLHDAFRLHHDEAEQFSWWDYRQAGFRRNLGLRIDLTLVSDALRARVVESGIDREPRTWERPSDHAPAWVQLAAAEAGG, from the coding sequence ATGAAGATTGCCTCCTGGAACGTCAACTCGCTCAACGTGCGCCTACCGCACCTGCAACAGTGGCTAGGCACGTTCGCACCCGACGTGGTCGGCATTCAGGAAACCAAGCTGGAAGACCACAAATTTCCAGATGCGGCGCTTGCGGCGTTGGGCTATCGCAGCGTGTTTTGCGGGCAGAAGACCTACAACGGCGTGGCGATCCTGTCGCGCTTGCCGGCGCTGGACGTGCAGATGGGTATCCCCGGTTTCGATGACGTGCAGCAGCGGGTCATCGCTGCCACTGTCGATGGCGTGCGCATCGTCAACCTATACGTGGTCAACGGCCAGAACGTGGGCACGGACAAATACGCCTACAAGCTGCGCTGGCTCGCCGCGGTGCACGATTGGCTGGCGCAGGAACTGCAAACATACCCGCAACTGGTCGTGCTGGGTGACTTCAACATCGCCCCGGATGTGCGCGATGTGCACGATGCGGCGGTGTGGGACGAGCACCACATCCTTACATCCACTGCCGAGCGCGCCGCGCTGCAGAAGTTGCTCGCGCTGGGCCTGCATGATGCGTTTCGTTTGCACCACGACGAGGCCGAGCAGTTCAGCTGGTGGGATTACCGCCAGGCCGGGTTCCGCCGCAATCTCGGTCTGCGTATCGATCTGACCCTGGTGTCGGACGCCTTGCGCGCACGCGTAGTGGAATCGGGCATCGATCGCGAGCCACGCACCTGGGAGCGCCCCAGCGATCACGCACCGGCATGGGTGCAGCTTGCGGCAGCGGAGGCCGGCGGATGA
- the rpmG gene encoding 50S ribosomal protein L33, protein MAKGKRDKIRMISSAATGHFYTTDKNKKNTPGKMEMMKYDPVVRKHVMYKEGKIK, encoded by the coding sequence ATGGCAAAAGGCAAGCGTGACAAGATTCGTATGATTTCCTCGGCCGCTACCGGCCACTTCTACACCACGGACAAGAACAAGAAGAACACTCCGGGGAAGATGGAAATGATGAAATACGACCCGGTCGTGCGTAAGCACGTCATGTACAAGGAAGGCAAGATCAAGTGA
- the rpmB gene encoding 50S ribosomal protein L28, whose amino-acid sequence MSRVCQVSGKRVQTGNNVSHANNRTRRRFLPNLHERRFWVASENRWVKLRVSAHALRTIDKNGIDAVLKELRARGEKV is encoded by the coding sequence ATGTCCCGCGTATGCCAAGTGTCCGGCAAGCGTGTGCAGACGGGTAACAACGTCTCCCACGCAAACAACAGAACCCGTCGCCGCTTCCTGCCCAACTTGCACGAGCGCCGCTTCTGGGTCGCCAGCGAGAACCGTTGGGTGAAGCTCCGTGTCTCCGCGCATGCATTGCGCACCATCGACAAGAACGGGATTGATGCCGTTCTGAAAGAGCTGCGTGCGCGCGGCGAAAAGGTCTGA